One Anolis carolinensis isolate JA03-04 chromosome 5, rAnoCar3.1.pri, whole genome shotgun sequence DNA segment encodes these proteins:
- the ppara gene encoding peroxisome proliferator-activated receptor alpha isoform X2, whose amino-acid sequence MKHPGFFRRTIRLKLIYDNCDRNCKIQKKNRNKCQYCRFQKCISVGMSHNAIRFGRMPRSEKAKLKAEVLIGEHCRENSEVADLKSLAKRIYEAYLKNFNMNKVKARLILAGKTSNNPPFVIHDMDTLCMAEKTLVAKLVANGIQNKEAEVRIFHCCQCTSVEAVTELTEFAKSIPGFSSLDLNDQVTLLKYGVYEAIFAMLASVMNKDGMLVAYGNGFITREFLKSLRKPFCDIMEPKFDFAMKFNALELDDSDISLFVAATICCGDRPGLVNIRHIEKMQESIVHVLKLHLQNNHPDDIFLFPKLLQKMADLRQLVTEHAQLVQIIKKTESDAHLHPLLQEIYRDMY is encoded by the exons GGTTTTTTTAGGCGGACAATCCGATTAAAACTTATCTATGATAATTGTGACCGCAATTGCaagattcagaaaaaaaatcgCAATAAATGCCAATACTGCCGTTTTCAAAAATGCATTTCAGTAGGAATGTCTCATAATG CAATTCGATTTGGTCGGATGCCAAGATCAGAGAAGGCAAAGTTGAAGGCTGAAGTTCTAATTGGTGAACACTGTAGAGAAAATTCTGAAGTTGCAGATCTTAAATCACTTGCCAAAAGAATTTATGAAGCGTATTTGAAAAACTTTAATATGAACAAAGTCAAAGCTAGACTCATACTTGCGGGGAAAACCAGTAATAATCCA CCATTTGTTATACATGATATGGATACCTTGTGTATGGCAGAGAAGACACTGGTGGCCAAACTGGTAGCCAATGGGATACAGAACAAAGAGGCTGAAGTTCGAATCTTCCACTGCTGCCAGTGCACCTCAGTCGAGGCTGTAACAGAACTTACAGAATTTGCCAAATCTATCCCTGGCTTCTCCAGCCTAGACTTAAATGACCAAGTGACTCTACTCAAATATGGGGTATATGAAGCAATTTTTGCCATGCTGGCCTCTGTGATGAACAAAGATGGCATGTTAGTAGCCTATGGAAATGGTTTTATAACTCGAGAATTCCTTAAAAGTTTAAGGAAGCCATTTTGTGATATCATGGAACCGAAGTTTGATTTTGCAATGAAATTCAACGCATTGGAGCTAGATGATAGTGACATCTctctttttgtggctgctacaattTGTTGTGGAG ATCGTCCTGGCCTTGTGAACATAAGACACATTGAGAAGATGCAGGAGAGCATTGTGCATGTACTAAAACTTCATTTGCAAAACAACCATCCTGATGACATCTTCCTCTTTCCAAAACTTCTACAAAAAATGGCAGACCTCCGACAGCTCGTCACAGAGCATGCTCAGCTTGTTCAGATCATCAAAAAGACTGAATCTGATGCACACTTGCATCCTTTATTACAGGAAATTTATAGAGATATGTATTAA